A single region of the Thermoflexus sp. genome encodes:
- a CDS encoding divergent PAP2 family protein gives MTIGDIFQNPILMPAFLAWMVAQASKVPVEWARRRRLDLGLWVSAGGMPSSHAALVSAMATAVGLREGLTSTAFAISAIVALIVMYDAAGVRRAASIQARLLNQILEEVFAGRPLSEQRLKELIGHTPMEVFVGALLGVGIAWLWWQLAP, from the coding sequence ATGACCATCGGCGATATCTTCCAGAACCCGATCCTGATGCCGGCCTTTCTGGCCTGGATGGTGGCTCAGGCCTCCAAGGTTCCGGTGGAGTGGGCCCGACGGCGGCGGCTGGATCTGGGGCTGTGGGTCAGCGCTGGGGGCATGCCCAGCTCCCACGCCGCCCTGGTCTCGGCGATGGCGACCGCGGTGGGATTGCGGGAGGGCCTGACCTCGACGGCTTTCGCCATCAGCGCCATCGTCGCCCTGATCGTGATGTATGACGCCGCGGGAGTCCGTCGCGCGGCCAGCATCCAGGCCCGCCTCCTCAACCAGATCCTGGAGGAAGTGTTCGCAGGCCGCCCCCTCAGCGAACAGCGTCTGAAGGAGCTCATCGGCCACACGCCGATGGAGGTGTTCGTGGGCGCGTTACTGGGGGTTGGGATCGCATGGCTCTGGTGGCAGCTTGCGCCCTAA
- a CDS encoding cob(I)yrinic acid a,c-diamide adenosyltransferase, with amino-acid sequence MKIYTRTGDDGTTQLMGPTRVPKDHPRVAAYGTVDELNAWLGYLSAMGMPTPWAERLREIQRDLFVIGSYLALDPAVADRAPALPPPPEGRISEIEAWIDECEAVTGPTRVFILPGGHPLSAGLHVARTVCRRAERAVVTLHRQEPVPPWILAYLNRLSDLLFMLARWANAIHGVEDLPWNP; translated from the coding sequence GTGAAGATCTACACCCGGACCGGTGATGATGGCACCACGCAGCTGATGGGCCCGACGCGGGTCCCCAAGGATCATCCCCGGGTGGCCGCCTATGGCACGGTGGATGAATTGAACGCCTGGCTGGGCTACCTGAGCGCAATGGGGATGCCGACCCCATGGGCGGAGCGGCTGCGGGAGATCCAGCGGGACCTCTTCGTCATCGGGAGTTATCTGGCGCTGGATCCGGCGGTTGCGGATCGAGCCCCTGCCCTGCCGCCTCCCCCGGAAGGGCGGATCTCCGAGATCGAAGCGTGGATCGATGAGTGCGAGGCCGTGACCGGGCCGACCCGCGTCTTCATCCTCCCCGGGGGGCACCCTTTGAGCGCCGGACTGCACGTCGCTCGCACCGTCTGCCGGCGGGCCGAGCGGGCGGTGGTCACACTTCACCGGCAGGAGCCGGTGCCCCCCTGGATCCTGGCGTATCTCAACCGCCTGTCGGATCTCCTGTTCATGCTGGCCCGATGGGCCAACGCCATCCACGGCGTTGAGGATCTTCCATGGAATCCGTAA
- the xseB gene encoding exodeoxyribonuclease VII small subunit produces the protein MNKPIHELTFEEALSELEQIVRALESGGLPLEEAMALYERGRALADRCQQLLQEAQLRVQLLERDESGSIRLTPFEG, from the coding sequence ATGAACAAACCGATCCACGAGCTCACCTTCGAAGAGGCGCTGTCCGAGCTGGAACAGATCGTGCGCGCCCTGGAGAGCGGCGGGCTTCCTCTGGAGGAGGCGATGGCCCTCTACGAGCGGGGGCGAGCCCTTGCGGATCGCTGCCAGCAATTATTGCAGGAAGCACAGCTGCGGGTTCAGCTGCTCGAGCGCGATGAATCCGGTTCCATCCGCCTGACCCCGTTTGAGGGGTGA
- a CDS encoding nitroreductase family protein: protein MESVMREGLPSAAQMLLEQIRSRRSVRRYRRDPIPRAWAMVLLEAARWAPSAHNRQPWRFVMVEDAHMKAQLARAMGERLTADLRQDGVPEERIAEDVARSYERIVSAPLAIVVCLSMQEMDRYPDARRQTAERTMAVQSVAMAGQNILLMAHALGLGACWICAPLFCPEIVQETLGLPADWEPQGMILIGFPAGPPREKPRRPIEAFTRWIEAPA, encoded by the coding sequence ATGGAATCCGTAATGCGGGAAGGGCTCCCTTCCGCGGCCCAAATGTTGTTGGAACAGATCCGCTCCCGACGTTCCGTCCGGCGCTACCGTCGGGATCCCATCCCGCGGGCCTGGGCGATGGTCCTGCTGGAGGCCGCCCGCTGGGCGCCTTCCGCTCATAACCGTCAGCCATGGCGGTTTGTGATGGTGGAAGACGCCCATATGAAAGCCCAGCTGGCCCGGGCGATGGGCGAGCGCCTCACAGCGGATCTGCGTCAGGATGGGGTCCCCGAGGAACGGATCGCGGAGGATGTCGCCCGCTCTTATGAGCGGATCGTCTCCGCCCCGCTGGCGATCGTGGTCTGCCTCTCGATGCAGGAGATGGACCGCTACCCCGATGCGCGGCGCCAAACGGCGGAACGGACCATGGCGGTACAGAGCGTGGCCATGGCCGGGCAGAACATCCTGCTGATGGCCCACGCCCTGGGCCTGGGGGCCTGCTGGATCTGCGCCCCACTGTTCTGCCCGGAGATCGTGCAGGAGACGCTGGGGCTCCCCGCGGATTGGGAGCCCCAGGGGATGATCCTGATCGGCTTCCCGGCGGGGCCGCCACGAGAGAAACCCCGACGGCCGATCGAAGCGTTCACCCGATGGATCGAGGCTCCCGCGTAA